GATTTCGGTCGCACGGCGGCTCGGGCCGTCGAGGCGGGCTACGACGGGATCCACCTCGCCGGCGCGAACATGGGGATCGTCCAGCAGTTCCTGTCCCCGTTCTACAACCGGCGGACCGACGAGTTCGGCGGCTCGCCCGAGGCCCGTCTGAACTTTCTCGCGGTCGTCCACGACGAGATCCGCGAGCGGGCGGGCGACGTGCCCCTGCTGACCAAAGTCCCCGCCGAAACGCCAGCGCCGCCCGCGCCGATCGTTCGTCGGAAGCTTTCACTCGAGGATGGGGTTGAGATCGCCCGCCGGCTGGAGGAGATCGGCTACGACGCGGTGGTCCCCGTCCAGACGTCGGTCGTCTGGGACATGAGCATCGTCCGCGGGGAGTACCCCGAGCGGGCGTGGGACAACGAGGCACTTCAGGATGAGTACGACGCGGCGTTCGGCGGCGCGACGCGCAGGCGACTCGTCGCCGCGGCGAACCGAATCCAGTCGCTGCAGTACGACTTCGAACCGGCATGGAACGAGGACTTCTGCCGCCGCGTGCGCGAGCAGGTGTCGATTCCCGTCCTCGGGGAGGGCGGGATCCGCGGGCGAGCGGAGATGGACCGGCTGCTCGATTCGAGGACGGAGAGTGGGGTTGGCGGCGATTCGAGCGACGCGGAGCCGGCCTGCGACATGGTCGGCATGGCCCGCCCTTCTACGCCGAACCGCGGTTAGGGGCGCGGCTGCTCGAGACCGAATCGAGAGACGAAAATCCGCGCGCGCTCTGTGAGAGCTGCAACAACTGTACGGTGCCGCAGGTGACCGGTGCACCGGGGATCTGCCGGACGCCGGCCGTGCTTCGAAAGCGAGGCGAACTCGAGCGGGAGGGTGCCTACGGACGGCCCGAGAGCGAGTAATTTAGGCCGTGAGAGTGTTGCTCGTCAGTTCCGCGAGCGTCCCTTCGGTCGTGTAATCGGGGGCCTCGACCCTGAACCGGGAGTCTGTCGAGCCCGCGTAGTGGAGTTGTAGCGTGTACGAGCCGTCCTCGGCGATCGGTGCGGCTTCGGCGCGCTCTGCATCGAGTTGTTCGAGCATGACCATCTCACCGGCGTAGGCAGCGTCGGACTGTCCCTGAATGTGGTAGGTCGCCCGATCCTCCGAGACCTCAGAGCCCTCGAGCGGATAGCCGGAATTGATCCACGCCTGAAATCCGTCGTCGAGCGCGTATACCTCCTCGTAACCGTTGTCGATCAGCGATGCGGCACGCAGTCCGGAGAGGTGGTGGGGACAGCCACAGTAGGTGACGATGCGATCATCCGTGGACCAGTCTGCGATCGGATCGTCCGAACCGCCGTCCGGGGCAGGGCTCAGCGGTGCCCCGGCGATATGCGCGTTCTCGTACTGGTTTGATTTACGTGCATCAG
This genomic stretch from Natrinema sp. SYSU A 869 harbors:
- a CDS encoding rhodanese-like domain-containing protein, with amino-acid sequence MNRRQFLAVGSTAAVTSVAGCLSGDGGQGDGYGPKPESEPEERSIDTSTYQTKAYDGIEVPLAPIEDVFYWYQRQEARVADARKSNQYENAHIAGAPLSPAPDGGSDDPIADWSTDDRIVTYCGCPHHLSGLRAASLIDNGYEEVYALDDGFQAWINSGYPLEGSEVSEDRATYHIQGQSDAAYAGEMVMLEQLDAERAEAAPIAEDGSYTLQLHYAGSTDSRFRVEAPDYTTEGTLAELTSNTLTA